Proteins from a genomic interval of Quercus robur chromosome 9, dhQueRobu3.1, whole genome shotgun sequence:
- the LOC126699411 gene encoding dof zinc finger protein 1-like isoform X2, translating to MEASRQMKTRPQKDQALNCPRCNSTNTKFCYYNNYSLSQPRYFCKTCRRYWTEGGSLRNVPVGGGSRKNKRSTPPTPPLASTSPASSSKNKLPDLTSPPSFPQSASQNPKIHQGQDLNLAYPPAHEDYNTISKFIEVPYSDNNNNHSSKSHHQNPSTSSASPQLSAMELLKTGITSRGLSSFMPMSVSDSSAMYSTGFPMHEFKPSLNFSLEGFQGGYGSSLHQGVQETGARLLFPIEDLKQVPNTSEFDQNRGQGDSSGYWNGMLGGGSW from the coding sequence ATGGAAGCTTCAAGGCAAATGAAGACAAGGCCTCAAAAGGATCAAGCTCTCAACTGTCCAAGGTGTAATTCAACTAACACCAAGTTTTGTTACTATAATAACTATAGTCTCTCTCAGCCAAGATACTTTTGCAAGACTTGTAGAAGGTATTGGACTGAAGGTGGGTCTTTAAGAAATGTTCCTGTCGGTGGAGGTTCAAGGAAGAACAAAAGATCAACTCCACCAACACCACCATTAGCATCAACATCACCTGCTTCATCTTCAAAGAATAAGCTTCCTGATCTGACTTCTCCACCAAGTTTCCCTCAGTCTGCTTCTCAAAACCCTAAGATCCATCAAGGCCAAGATCTTAACCTAGCATATCCACCAGCTCATGAGGACTACAACACCATATCTAAGTTTATTGAGGTACCCTATagtgacaacaacaacaaccacagcAGCAAAAGCCACCATCAAAACCCTAGTACCTCCTCTGCTTCACCTCAACTCTCAGCCATGGAACTGCTCAAAACTGGGATTACATCAAGAGGCTTGAGCTCTTTCATGCCCATGTCAGTTTCTGATTCCAGTGCAATGTATTCAACCGGGTTTCCTATGCATGAATTCAAGCCAAGTCTCAATTTTTCTCTTGAGGGGTTTCAAGGTGGATATGGGAGTAGTCTTCATCAAGGAGTGCAAGAAACTGGTGCAAGGCTCTTGTTTCCTATTGAGGATTTGAAACAAGTCCCAAACACAAGTGAATTTGATCAGAATAGAGGCCAAGGAGATTCTTCTGGTTATTGGAATGGAATGTTAGGAGGTGGATCATGGTAA
- the LOC126699411 gene encoding dof zinc finger protein 1-like isoform X1, which yields MDTAQWPQGIGVVKPMEASRQMKTRPQKDQALNCPRCNSTNTKFCYYNNYSLSQPRYFCKTCRRYWTEGGSLRNVPVGGGSRKNKRSTPPTPPLASTSPASSSKNKLPDLTSPPSFPQSASQNPKIHQGQDLNLAYPPAHEDYNTISKFIEVPYSDNNNNHSSKSHHQNPSTSSASPQLSAMELLKTGITSRGLSSFMPMSVSDSSAMYSTGFPMHEFKPSLNFSLEGFQGGYGSSLHQGVQETGARLLFPIEDLKQVPNTSEFDQNRGQGDSSGYWNGMLGGGSW from the exons ATGGATACAGCTCAGTGGCCACAG GGAATTGGAGTGGTTAAACCTATGGAAGCTTCAAGGCAAATGAAGACAAGGCCTCAAAAGGATCAAGCTCTCAACTGTCCAAGGTGTAATTCAACTAACACCAAGTTTTGTTACTATAATAACTATAGTCTCTCTCAGCCAAGATACTTTTGCAAGACTTGTAGAAGGTATTGGACTGAAGGTGGGTCTTTAAGAAATGTTCCTGTCGGTGGAGGTTCAAGGAAGAACAAAAGATCAACTCCACCAACACCACCATTAGCATCAACATCACCTGCTTCATCTTCAAAGAATAAGCTTCCTGATCTGACTTCTCCACCAAGTTTCCCTCAGTCTGCTTCTCAAAACCCTAAGATCCATCAAGGCCAAGATCTTAACCTAGCATATCCACCAGCTCATGAGGACTACAACACCATATCTAAGTTTATTGAGGTACCCTATagtgacaacaacaacaaccacagcAGCAAAAGCCACCATCAAAACCCTAGTACCTCCTCTGCTTCACCTCAACTCTCAGCCATGGAACTGCTCAAAACTGGGATTACATCAAGAGGCTTGAGCTCTTTCATGCCCATGTCAGTTTCTGATTCCAGTGCAATGTATTCAACCGGGTTTCCTATGCATGAATTCAAGCCAAGTCTCAATTTTTCTCTTGAGGGGTTTCAAGGTGGATATGGGAGTAGTCTTCATCAAGGAGTGCAAGAAACTGGTGCAAGGCTCTTGTTTCCTATTGAGGATTTGAAACAAGTCCCAAACACAAGTGAATTTGATCAGAATAGAGGCCAAGGAGATTCTTCTGGTTATTGGAATGGAATGTTAGGAGGTGGATCATGGTAA
- the LOC126699096 gene encoding uncharacterized protein LOC126699096, with protein MDPQNPNPLKIHIVSSTDSPEFTHLTQSLTRSSIVALDAEWKPIRTPQSSFPTVALLQLACQLGPRLTPDSDESTESLDSVTFLLDLLSIPLPSIWEILSDVFVSPDILKLGFRFKQDLVYLSSTFCAQGCDPGFVRVEPFLDITSAYNHLQHKQHVKKKPKQTKSLANICEEVLGFSLSKELQCSDWSRRPLTEEQKTYAAMDAHCLLEIFNIFQAKVVKEGNYFHNINKPAPPDVNLGLKEVLEKDDMNSKILRIKFGEALDIVRATTSDFPQRIVTVGGMRSMCTMPIDESLLKVVKKYGEKIMLKESDKKPKASKKKGKRRSPVAENCKENRLENLDGWRGPPPWDLSLGSDGCPKFLCDVMVEGLAKHLRCVGIDAAIPYLKKPESRELIEQALKEKRVLLTRDAKLLRHEYLLKNQIYRVKSLLKNEQLREVIETFQLKISEDQLMSRCSKCNGRFIQKPLSTEEAVEAAKGFQRIPNCLFNKNIEFWQCMDCHQLYWEGTQYHNAVQKFIDVCKLNE; from the exons ATggatccccaaaacccaaatcccCTCAAAATCCACATCGTCTCCTCCACCGACTCGCCCGAGTTCACTCACCTAACTCAGTCCCTGACTCGCTCCTCAATCGTCGCCCTCGACGCCGAGTGGAAACCCATCCGCACCCCCCAATCCTCTTTCCCCACCGTCGCTCTTCTCCAACTCGCCTGCCAACTCGGCCCCCGACTCACCCCTGACTCGGACGAGTCAACCGAGTCCCTTGACTCGGTGACTTTCCTTCTCGACCTGCTCTCAATTCCTCTGCCTTCAATCTGGGAAATTCTCAGTGATGTTTTTGTTTCCCCTGATATATTGAAACTGGGTTTTAGATTTAAGCAGGATTTGGTTTACTTGTCCTCCACTTTTTGTGCACAAGGCTGTGATCCTGGGTTTGTCAGA GTTGAGCCCTTTTTGGATATTACAAGTGCATATAATCATCTGCAACATAAGCAGCATGTAAAGAAGAAACCAAAGCAAACTAAGAGCTTGGCAAACATCTGTGAAGAAGTGTTGGGCTTTTCTCTTTCAAAG GAACTTCAATGTAGTGATTGGTCACGTCGTCCTCTTACAGAAGAGCAGAAAACATACGCAGCGATGGATGCACACTGTTTGCTCGAAATATTTAATATCTTTCAGGCAAAGGTTGTGAAAGAAG GgaattattttcataatatcaACAAACCAGCTCCCCCTGATGTGAATCTTGGGTTGAAAGAGGTTCTTGAGAAGGATGAtatgaatagtaaaattttaaGGATCAAATTTGGTGAAGCTTTAGATATAGTCCGGGCTACAACTTCTGATTTTCCTCAAAGAATAGTTACAGTTGGGGGAATGAGGTCAATGTGCACCATGCCTATAGATGAATCTCTCTTGAAGGTTGTAAAAAAATATGGGGAAAAGATTATGTTGAAAGAGTCGGACAAAAAGCCTAAGGCttccaaaaagaaaggaaagagacGGTCACCGGTGGCTGAGAATTGCAAAGAAAACCGATTAGAAAATTTGGATGGTTGGCGAGGCCCCCCACCATGGGATTTGTCCTTGGGGAGTGATGGATGCCCTAAATTTCTATGTGATGTGATG GTTGAAGGCTTGGCAAAACATTTACGGTGTGTTGGTATAGATGCTGCAATACCATATTTGAAAAAGCCTGAATCCAG GGAGTTAATAGAACAAGCACTCAAAGAGAAGAGAGTGCTCTTGACACGGGATGCTAAGCTGCTAAGACATGAGTATCTGTTAAAGAATCAAATATATAGGGTGAAGAGTCTTCTAAAAAATGAACAGCTACGCGAG GTCATTGAAACTTTCCAGTTGAAAATTAGTGAGGATCAGCTGATGTCAAGGTGTTCCAAATGCAATGGGAGGTTCATTCAAAAGCCCCTATCCACTGAAGAGGCTGTTGAAGCTGCAAAAGGTTTCCAAAGAATACCCAACTGCTTGTTTAACAAGAATATAGAGTTTTGGCAGTGCATGGACTGCCACCAGCTTTACTGGGAG GGAACCCAATATCACAATGCAGTCCAGAAGTTCATTGATGTATGCAAGTTGAACGAGTAA
- the LOC126699850 gene encoding histone-lysine N-methyltransferase ATXR6, whose product MASRPTARMVLRRRTQAPKPVDVKVEDGSESENGSGSDSEYDGVSCQECGSGDFGSKLLLCDKCDKGYHLFCLRPILVSVPKGSWFCHSCSNHHNKLKSFPLVQTKIVDFFRIQRSSDLSNKLVEDYRKKRRRPSSIVISKKRRRLLPFNPSEEPARRLEQMASLATALTATRTEFSNELTYRPGMAPRSANRAALELGGMQVLSKEDNETLNLCQNMMETGEWPPLMVVFDPQEGFTVEADRFIKDLTIITEYVGDVDYLKNRENDDGDSMMTLLSATDTSKSLVICPDKRSNIARFINGINNHTPEGRKKQNLKCVRFDVNGQCRVLLIANRDIRKGERLYYDYNGYENEYPTEHFV is encoded by the exons ATGGCGTCGAGACCAACAGCGAGAATGGTGCTGAGGCGAAGGACTCAAGCTCCAAAGCCAGTGGACGTGAAAGTGGAGGATGGGTCGGAGTCAGAAAATGGGTCGGGGTCGGATTCAGAGTACGACGGCGTTAGCTGCCAGGAATGTGGGTCGGGTGATTTCGGGTCGAAGCTTCTTCTGTGTGACAAATGCGATAAAGGGTACCATTTGTTTTGCCTTAGACCCATCCTTGTTTCCGTCCCCAAAGGCTCTTGGTTTTGTCACTCTTGCTCAAATCACCATAACAAGTTGAAGT CATTCCCCCTTGTTCAAACCAAAATTGTTGATTTCTTCCGCATTCAAAGATCTTCAGACCTAAGCAACAAACTAGTTGAAG attatcgAAAGAAACGGAGGCGACCTAGTAGCATAGTGATatcaaagaagagaagaagattgTTACCATTCAACCCGAGTGAGGAACCTGCGAGGAGATTGGAGCAAATGGCGTCACTTGCAACAGCATTGACAGCCACTCGGACAGAATTTAGTAATGAACTCACATACAGACCTGGCATGGCACCGAGGTCAGCTAATCGTGCAGCCCTTGAGCTGGGGGGAATGCAG GTATTGTCAAAAGAAGATAATGAAACCTTAAATTTGTGCCAGAACATGATGGAGACGGGGGAATGGCCACCTCTCATGGTTGTTTTTGATCCTCAAGAAGG GTTCACGGTTGAGGCAGATAGATTTATAAAGGACTTAACGATAATTACAGAATATGTTGGAGATGTTGATTACTTGAAGAATCGTGAAAATGATGATGGAGATAGCATGATGACATTGCTTTCTGCGACTGATACTTCAAAAAGCCTTGTCATTTGTCCTGACAAGCGTAGTAACATTGCACGCTTCATCAATGGCATTAACAATCACACGCC GGAAGGGAGAAAGAAGCAGAATCTCAAATGTGTGAGGTTTGATGTCAACGGTCAGTGTCGGGTCTTACTGATTGCAAACAGAGATATACGAAAAGGAGAGAGATTGTACTATGATTACAATGGATATGAGAATGAATACCCAACTGAGCATTTTGTCTAA